The following are from one region of the Aequoribacter fuscus genome:
- the flgL gene encoding flagellar hook-associated protein FlgL produces MKISTGQFFRNSINQMQQQQAKVAQLQAQLGSGSQLVNPSDNPSKSASINRLTSAIERQDVFARNLNAVETRLSTEEVALRSVSDIMRRVNQLTISAASDTLTAVDRRIVAAEITGLRDELFNLSNTQDSFGNYIFAGSQSSEPAFVKDAYDRVQYNGDYSEVEVNVTDNRKMVINTIGTRAFSQVDRDGGSAIFGSSFTSADTGSQQPSGWVVNNVQLVSGAAVAGFTSLVDDDYPTLNTVSDNPAVTSSSFSSQVVADGVEAGEKSLEMTTTASLDNYGVIRGPVVTAGEARSLSVGDKVTLNFKANGGGDQVDVMAYLLNARTGEMQAVVNQTLSADDDGDWQSVEISVEKYGDYKVVFVGGAYDADGDGSVNTSVQLGDVSITRPGEAQKADYFQVLDDLLYDLNTNNGSGIRERLGEVSQLVDASTVALSMTAGRASTIVSQKLILEDAQVRLSVLLSGEKDLDYASAVTELSKEAMALEALQSSFAKISQLTLFDYIR; encoded by the coding sequence GTGAAGATTTCAACGGGTCAGTTTTTTAGAAACAGCATTAACCAGATGCAGCAGCAGCAAGCGAAGGTCGCGCAGTTACAAGCTCAGCTCGGATCGGGTAGTCAGTTGGTGAATCCCAGCGACAATCCTTCCAAATCAGCGAGCATCAATCGTTTAACGTCGGCGATAGAGAGGCAAGATGTTTTTGCTCGCAACTTGAATGCGGTTGAAACGCGACTGTCTACCGAAGAAGTCGCGCTCCGCTCAGTCAGCGACATCATGCGACGAGTGAATCAGCTGACTATCAGTGCTGCATCAGATACGTTAACGGCCGTTGACCGGCGCATCGTAGCGGCAGAAATCACAGGCTTGCGAGACGAGCTGTTTAATCTCTCTAATACGCAAGATTCCTTTGGGAATTACATCTTCGCCGGTTCGCAGTCATCTGAACCAGCGTTCGTGAAGGATGCCTACGACCGCGTTCAGTATAATGGCGATTATTCCGAGGTCGAAGTCAATGTGACCGACAACCGGAAAATGGTGATCAATACCATCGGCACTCGCGCATTTTCGCAAGTGGACAGAGACGGCGGCTCAGCGATCTTCGGTTCGAGTTTTACCAGCGCAGATACTGGCTCGCAGCAACCATCGGGTTGGGTTGTCAACAACGTACAGCTCGTGAGTGGCGCTGCGGTCGCTGGTTTTACGTCCCTCGTGGATGACGATTATCCAACCCTTAACACCGTCTCTGATAATCCAGCGGTTACCAGTAGTTCTTTCTCTTCACAAGTGGTCGCTGACGGTGTCGAAGCGGGCGAAAAATCGCTTGAAATGACAACCACGGCGAGCTTAGATAATTATGGTGTAATCCGAGGTCCTGTCGTGACAGCAGGTGAAGCCAGAAGCTTAAGCGTCGGCGACAAAGTGACTCTTAATTTTAAGGCGAATGGTGGTGGTGACCAAGTCGATGTGATGGCCTATCTGCTCAATGCTCGCACAGGCGAGATGCAAGCAGTTGTGAACCAAACGCTGAGTGCTGATGATGACGGCGACTGGCAAAGTGTCGAAATCAGTGTTGAAAAGTATGGTGATTACAAGGTGGTTTTTGTCGGTGGCGCATACGATGCTGACGGCGATGGTAGCGTAAACACCTCCGTTCAGTTAGGCGACGTGTCGATCACTCGACCGGGGGAGGCTCAGAAGGCCGACTATTTTCAGGTGCTAGACGATCTTTTGTATGATTTGAACACCAATAATGGCAGTGGCATCCGGGAGCGCTTGGGCGAAGTTTCTCAGTTGGTTGATGCCTCGACAGTTGCCCTTTCTATGACCGCGGGCCGCGCATCGACTATCGTGTCTCAAAAACTCATTCTCGAGGATGCGCAAGTTCGCTTGTCGGTGCTCCTCTCGGGTGAAAAAGATTTAGATTACGCTTCGGCAGTCACTGAGCTGTCTAAGGAAGCGATGGCTCTTGAAGCGCTGCAGAGCAGCTTTGCAAAAATCTCACAGCTCACACTGTTCGACTACATCCGATGA
- the flgK gene encoding flagellar hook-associated protein FlgK: MSDFLSIGASAINVYRQAIATTSNNISNVNTEGYSKQEVKITESYPTQIANYYLGTGAFTGSVQRSYDEFVERSLRDSASDLDATTPFIEYTQRIVDIMGSETSNLANAIDAFFNANQLLSVEPASIPLRNEVLNSGSELASRFNTLSAQVDSVAAESKAKVNSTVSQINGLADQLLAVNKQLGRKSDVTKQPPQLMDQRDLILRKMASLVTIGVNESDNGEVSVNLGGPGRGFVFVDSRGTQRVGIANDSADPSSDVQLVLDPRGKKQPIPVLNGGELGGLLAFRSEVVAVVRDGLDHLAVEFAANVNETHRQGVDLRGSFGGDVFSIAPSYDISTDAVTGDISVAMEVIDYSELPSNTMRVMYRESSDSWLVFSGATVYPEAELSADNAFTYKGLQLIVSGQANDGDTLTITPRDRPATTFAMTLNDPYELAASEPMSLRPAVSNSADLSAALSYIPASARSEGFENGISLSQLKPNRSSESDFVLSASNNRPVLKIDAGSHSQTVLFDIGPNSDQKIQIFTAESAHLAGTSLTSAEATALKTGDGGFNTTAAYSSAYLNKSGTDAYLDNAIRLGAIGFRTERLVDQIDPITGSLITESVAFEAAISSGAIPIYENTSGASEDYIADGTLSLNGNALGPLTLTNGEVLSAATVKEWLTDEADRLGISDVTIEASNTLIVNEIDPSKTLEINGESISFDPSVTMAEMVDIINASTNDTNVRAEWLSDSSFKLVNAAGHAGENIVLGGTDSTTALNLSTGVYTGRFSIASAEQSEVALTIASGQPSDMGRLGFYTGIYSDQPLNEELAVFVTGTGAVGASITNSRMTAAEDTEQQLPAAPYKLNFTAESVYTITDIATDTVVATRAFEYGKPIEYRGTSISFEAKPSKGDEFFVEANSSPAGNNKNLLALMEWSKRPIISGQTFTEAYLDLVTGVGSRSEMSELRQEALKVVYDQAYNSREQASGVNLDDEAANLIRFQQAYQAAAQVVQASQKAFDILMRIS, encoded by the coding sequence ATGAGCGATTTTCTATCGATCGGAGCGAGCGCGATCAATGTGTATCGTCAAGCCATAGCCACGACCAGTAATAATATCTCGAATGTGAATACCGAGGGTTATTCCAAGCAGGAAGTGAAGATCACGGAGTCGTATCCAACCCAGATTGCCAATTACTACTTGGGTACAGGGGCCTTTACCGGGAGCGTTCAGCGCTCCTACGACGAGTTTGTAGAGCGGTCGTTGCGTGATAGTGCCAGTGATTTAGATGCGACGACTCCATTCATTGAGTACACACAGCGGATCGTCGACATTATGGGTTCCGAGACCTCTAATCTAGCGAACGCAATAGATGCTTTTTTTAATGCTAACCAACTGCTTAGTGTCGAGCCCGCCTCAATTCCGCTAAGAAACGAAGTGTTGAACAGTGGCAGTGAATTGGCGTCGCGTTTCAACACGTTGTCTGCACAGGTCGATTCAGTCGCAGCTGAGTCCAAAGCAAAAGTGAATTCGACGGTGTCTCAGATCAATGGTTTAGCGGATCAGTTGTTAGCGGTCAACAAGCAATTGGGGCGCAAGTCAGATGTGACCAAGCAGCCCCCGCAGTTGATGGACCAGCGAGATCTGATCCTACGAAAGATGGCGAGTTTGGTCACTATTGGCGTGAATGAATCCGATAACGGAGAAGTATCGGTTAATCTCGGTGGGCCAGGCAGAGGCTTCGTGTTTGTCGATTCGCGAGGGACGCAGAGAGTAGGAATCGCGAATGATTCTGCGGATCCGTCATCCGATGTTCAGCTGGTGCTCGATCCAAGGGGTAAAAAACAGCCGATACCCGTTTTGAATGGCGGCGAGTTGGGTGGACTTCTGGCGTTTCGAAGCGAGGTCGTGGCGGTGGTAAGAGATGGTCTCGATCATCTAGCGGTTGAGTTTGCTGCCAACGTAAATGAGACGCACCGGCAAGGGGTGGATCTCCGCGGGTCCTTTGGCGGCGACGTATTTTCGATTGCACCGAGTTATGATATTTCAACCGACGCGGTAACTGGCGATATTTCAGTAGCGATGGAGGTGATCGACTACTCAGAGCTGCCAAGCAACACCATGAGAGTGATGTACAGGGAAAGCTCAGATAGCTGGCTGGTTTTCTCAGGTGCGACCGTCTATCCAGAGGCGGAACTATCTGCAGACAATGCATTTACTTATAAAGGGCTACAATTGATCGTCTCTGGCCAAGCAAACGATGGTGATACCCTAACGATCACGCCTCGTGACAGACCTGCTACAACCTTTGCAATGACGTTAAATGACCCATACGAGCTCGCCGCATCCGAGCCTATGAGCCTCAGACCCGCGGTATCGAATTCTGCTGACTTGAGCGCCGCATTATCTTACATTCCGGCGAGCGCTCGCAGCGAGGGCTTTGAGAATGGCATCAGCCTGAGTCAGTTAAAACCGAACAGATCCAGCGAGTCGGATTTCGTTTTAAGCGCAAGCAACAACCGTCCTGTGTTGAAGATAGATGCGGGTAGTCACTCGCAAACGGTGTTGTTTGATATTGGCCCAAACAGTGATCAAAAAATACAAATATTTACTGCGGAATCTGCTCATTTAGCGGGTACCTCTCTAACCAGCGCAGAAGCGACGGCATTGAAAACCGGCGATGGGGGCTTTAATACTACGGCGGCATATAGCAGTGCCTACTTGAATAAATCGGGGACAGACGCCTACCTTGATAACGCTATTCGACTTGGCGCAATCGGATTTAGGACGGAAAGGCTTGTTGATCAAATAGATCCCATTACCGGGTCCCTGATTACAGAAAGCGTGGCGTTCGAGGCGGCAATTTCATCAGGTGCGATACCGATCTACGAAAACACTTCGGGTGCTTCAGAGGATTACATTGCTGATGGCACATTGAGCCTGAATGGTAACGCACTGGGTCCTTTAACACTGACTAATGGAGAGGTGCTTTCGGCGGCGACTGTTAAAGAGTGGCTGACCGACGAAGCCGATCGATTGGGCATATCTGACGTGACTATCGAGGCCAGCAACACTCTCATCGTGAACGAGATAGACCCCAGCAAAACGCTCGAGATCAACGGAGAGTCTATCTCCTTCGACCCAAGCGTAACGATGGCGGAGATGGTAGATATCATCAACGCCAGTACTAACGATACAAATGTTAGAGCGGAGTGGCTCTCTGATTCAAGCTTCAAATTGGTCAATGCTGCAGGTCATGCCGGAGAGAATATTGTGCTTGGAGGCACAGACTCGACAACAGCTCTCAACCTCAGCACCGGCGTTTACACGGGCAGATTTTCAATCGCATCTGCTGAGCAATCTGAAGTGGCCCTAACGATAGCGTCAGGTCAACCATCGGATATGGGACGTCTTGGTTTTTACACAGGCATCTATTCAGATCAGCCGCTCAATGAGGAGCTGGCAGTATTCGTGACTGGAACCGGGGCGGTCGGCGCTTCAATCACGAATAGCCGTATGACGGCCGCCGAAGACACTGAGCAGCAGCTACCGGCAGCGCCTTACAAATTAAACTTCACGGCAGAGTCGGTGTATACGATTACCGATATAGCCACGGACACTGTGGTCGCCACGCGAGCCTTTGAATATGGTAAACCGATTGAATATCGGGGCACATCCATCAGCTTTGAAGCCAAACCCAGCAAGGGCGACGAGTTTTTTGTAGAAGCCAACAGCAGCCCGGCGGGCAACAATAAAAATCTGTTAGCGCTAATGGAGTGGTCGAAACGTCCGATTATATCAGGACAAACGTTCACTGAAGCGTATTTAGATTTGGTGACTGGCGTTGGGTCACGGTCAGAGATGAGCGAACTACGACAGGAAGCGCTGAAAGTGGTCTACGATCAAGCGTATAACAGTCGGGAGCAGGCCTCTGGCGTTAACTTAGACGACGAGGCGGCCAATTTAATTCGATTCCAGCAAGCGTATCAGGCCGCTGCCCAAGTGGTTCAGGCATCTCAGAAAGCCTTTGATATTCTCATGCGGATTTCGTAG
- a CDS encoding rod-binding protein, with product MEGSISSYSDFSGLATLRTKARTDASAAVGEVGQQFEAYFMQMMLKSMREAGDVLKSDLMSSSESKVYEQMFDEELSVQMAKTGSLGVGDWMQRAMENNMGGGKADAKGIEAYRGVGMKPTMSLVKAFIK from the coding sequence ATGGAGGGTAGTATCAGTTCTTACAGCGATTTTTCGGGTCTCGCGACACTGCGTACAAAGGCGAGGACAGATGCGTCAGCAGCGGTAGGAGAGGTAGGGCAGCAATTTGAAGCCTATTTCATGCAGATGATGCTGAAATCTATGCGGGAAGCCGGCGATGTCTTGAAAAGCGATCTTATGTCGTCGAGCGAGTCCAAGGTTTACGAGCAGATGTTCGATGAGGAGCTGTCTGTTCAGATGGCCAAGACCGGCTCGTTGGGGGTTGGGGATTGGATGCAAAGAGCAATGGAGAACAATATGGGTGGTGGCAAGGCTGATGCCAAGGGTATTGAGGCGTACAGAGGGGTAGGGATGAAACCGACCATGTCATTGGTAAAGGCATTTATTAAATGA
- a CDS encoding flagellar basal body P-ring protein FlgI — protein MTLSKVRNGGTKGLLSLLLLVCTSLVANPSHAERVKDLASVGGVRENQLIGYGLVVGLQGTGDGKDVSFTGQSLKSILSSLGVTTNPYDDFDLAQSRGRPLELDNVAAVMVTADLPAFAKPGQRLDVNVSALGVAESLRGGTLIMTRLRGIDGQTYAIAQGSLTVTGLNEEMAGTSIQVGVPTSGRIPRGAIIEREVDTPFGTSEYLVFNVHAKDFGTTDAITTAINEEYGEGTAFSLDGVSLAVNAPSDTSQRVKFVSMIENLEVDPSDPEARIVVNSRTGTVVINQNVAVKAAAVSHGSISVRIQTLNTVSQPEPFSDGVTVGVQNAGIAVDTEGEAVVFEPGVDLKEVVSAVNAAGASTSSLIAILEALKMAGSLHADILVM, from the coding sequence ATGACCTTAAGTAAAGTAAGAAACGGCGGCACCAAAGGACTCCTTTCTTTGCTCCTTCTTGTTTGCACCAGTCTGGTGGCAAATCCAAGTCATGCCGAGAGAGTTAAAGACCTCGCGTCCGTCGGCGGCGTTCGCGAGAACCAATTAATCGGCTATGGGTTGGTTGTAGGTTTGCAAGGGACAGGCGATGGCAAAGATGTGTCATTTACAGGCCAAAGCTTAAAGTCGATTTTGTCGAGTTTAGGGGTCACTACAAACCCTTATGATGACTTTGATCTGGCGCAGTCCCGCGGACGTCCATTAGAGCTTGATAACGTTGCTGCTGTCATGGTGACAGCAGATTTGCCTGCCTTTGCGAAGCCTGGGCAGCGTCTGGATGTCAATGTGTCGGCGTTGGGCGTGGCTGAGAGTTTGCGCGGCGGAACACTGATCATGACGCGCTTGCGGGGCATTGACGGTCAAACTTATGCGATTGCCCAAGGTTCCCTCACGGTAACGGGTTTAAACGAAGAAATGGCAGGCACAAGTATCCAGGTTGGCGTGCCGACCTCGGGCAGAATTCCTCGGGGCGCTATTATCGAGAGAGAAGTCGATACCCCGTTTGGTACTAGTGAGTATTTAGTTTTTAATGTTCATGCCAAAGATTTTGGCACCACTGATGCGATAACAACGGCGATCAATGAGGAATACGGTGAGGGCACAGCGTTTTCTCTGGATGGCGTCTCTCTCGCAGTCAACGCCCCATCTGACACGTCTCAGCGAGTTAAGTTTGTGAGCATGATCGAGAATCTAGAAGTGGATCCCTCCGATCCTGAAGCACGCATCGTGGTAAATTCCCGCACGGGCACGGTCGTTATCAATCAAAACGTTGCAGTTAAAGCGGCTGCGGTATCGCATGGTAGCATTTCGGTCAGAATCCAGACCTTGAATACCGTGTCGCAGCCGGAACCGTTCTCTGACGGGGTTACCGTAGGCGTACAAAATGCCGGTATCGCAGTCGATACCGAAGGAGAAGCGGTCGTTTTTGAACCCGGTGTAGACTTAAAAGAGGTCGTATCGGCGGTGAATGCAGCGGGCGCATCGACGTCTTCTTTGATTGCCATCCTGGAGGCTCTTAAGATGGCTGGCAGCCTCCACGCCGATATTTTGGTGATGTGA
- a CDS encoding flagellar basal body L-ring protein FlgH: MKYWMLLAGLSLIVGCASKPSLERYNEFAPIRPLQPVVTGPATGSILNNRSGLSLFEGQREWYVGDIVTIVLSETTQASRNTNLSTERVSENNVLGTRGPSELFPQTGFIGKALPYLKRDGATVKSEGGGSTAQNASLEGVITAMVTEVLPNGNLVVQGEKQLSMTEGSEFIQVRGIVRSTDIQMDNSVLSQRLANAQIAYKGTGDLATSTQPGWLTSMLFKFWPL, from the coding sequence ATGAAATACTGGATGTTGTTGGCGGGATTGAGCTTGATCGTAGGTTGCGCGTCTAAGCCATCTTTGGAAAGGTACAACGAATTCGCACCTATCCGACCTTTACAACCGGTAGTGACGGGTCCTGCGACAGGCTCTATTTTGAATAATCGCAGCGGGCTGTCACTGTTTGAGGGACAGCGAGAATGGTATGTGGGTGACATCGTCACCATCGTGCTCAGCGAAACCACACAGGCGAGTCGCAACACCAATCTGTCGACCGAGCGAGTCTCTGAAAACAATGTGCTCGGTACGAGAGGCCCAAGTGAGCTTTTTCCGCAAACTGGCTTTATCGGTAAGGCACTGCCCTATCTAAAACGCGATGGGGCGACCGTTAAATCGGAAGGTGGTGGGAGTACTGCCCAAAACGCATCTTTGGAAGGTGTCATAACCGCAATGGTTACAGAGGTGCTTCCGAACGGAAATTTGGTTGTGCAAGGTGAAAAACAGCTCTCGATGACGGAAGGGTCCGAATTCATACAGGTGCGGGGCATCGTTCGTTCAACAGATATTCAAATGGATAACTCGGTGTTGTCTCAAAGACTGGCCAATGCGCAGATCGCATACAAAGGCACTGGCGACCTCGCGACAAGCACTCAACCTGGCTGGCTGACTTCAATGCTGTTCAAGTTCTGGCCCCTATGA
- the flgG gene encoding flagellar basal-body rod protein FlgG — protein sequence MDASLWVAKTGLTAQQMRMTVIANNLANVNTVGFKKDRAVFEDLLYQNVRQPGASADAQTIAPTGLMLGTGTRIIATEKIHRQGNMISTENALDLAIAGRGFFQIQQADGTFAYTRDGSFKLNDQGQVITASGQLMVPAITVPVNSASLTVGRDGTVDAELEAGAGKVTLGQIQLARFINEAGLQSIGRNLYRETTASGPVEVGVPGISGIGELTQGSLEASNVNVVEEMVNMIETQRAYEVNSKAISAADGMLRFLNNNL from the coding sequence ATGGACGCTTCATTATGGGTAGCTAAGACGGGATTGACCGCGCAACAGATGCGAATGACTGTTATCGCGAACAATCTGGCAAACGTGAACACGGTTGGATTTAAGAAAGATCGTGCCGTTTTTGAGGATCTTTTGTATCAAAACGTTCGACAACCCGGTGCTTCAGCAGATGCACAGACGATCGCTCCCACCGGATTGATGTTAGGTACTGGAACGCGGATTATCGCCACCGAAAAGATTCACCGACAAGGAAACATGATATCAACTGAGAACGCGCTCGATTTGGCCATTGCTGGGCGTGGTTTTTTCCAAATTCAACAGGCGGATGGCACATTTGCCTACACCCGCGACGGCTCATTCAAGCTTAATGATCAAGGTCAAGTGATTACAGCGAGCGGGCAACTGATGGTGCCTGCCATCACGGTTCCAGTTAATTCAGCCAGTCTGACTGTTGGGCGAGATGGAACGGTTGATGCAGAGTTGGAAGCGGGGGCGGGCAAGGTGACTCTTGGGCAGATACAGTTGGCTCGATTTATCAATGAGGCGGGGCTGCAGTCCATCGGTCGCAACCTATACCGTGAGACTACCGCCAGCGGACCGGTTGAAGTTGGCGTTCCTGGCATATCGGGGATAGGAGAGCTCACGCAAGGTTCTCTCGAGGCTTCAAACGTCAACGTTGTCGAAGAGATGGTCAATATGATCGAAACGCAGCGGGCCTATGAAGTGAACTCGAAGGCGATCTCAGCAGCTGACGGGATGTTACGTTTCTTGAATAACAACCTGTAA
- a CDS encoding flagellar basal body rod C-terminal domain-containing protein yields MKVAYTAMASVKQVNQARAQTTNMLANVSTVGFKESYRHATESVKVASTAFETTYQPVAASEDFISLRAGPMQSTGRKLDIFMQAQTVLGVQASNEQIAFTRRGDLRVNEIGQLELGTGQLVVDDAGSPISVPLGQDLEIGADGTVVAYDPELPEAPGAEVGRLMLRDASATVLARRLDGLFEPATQAGSGGDFESGPTPPEILSGALEGSSVNVSEMLTQLLDYNRSFESRIRLIKEVRDLDEAGSSMIKMA; encoded by the coding sequence ATGAAAGTCGCGTACACGGCAATGGCAAGTGTGAAACAGGTGAATCAAGCACGTGCCCAAACCACGAACATGTTGGCTAATGTGTCAACAGTCGGGTTCAAAGAAAGTTACCGGCACGCGACGGAATCAGTAAAAGTGGCGTCAACTGCTTTCGAGACGACCTATCAGCCCGTGGCTGCCTCTGAAGACTTTATTTCCTTGAGGGCCGGGCCGATGCAATCAACTGGTCGCAAGCTAGATATTTTTATGCAAGCGCAGACCGTGTTGGGGGTACAGGCGAGCAATGAACAAATTGCTTTCACTCGAAGAGGTGATTTAAGAGTCAACGAGATCGGGCAGCTTGAGCTGGGTACTGGGCAGCTCGTAGTTGACGATGCTGGTAGCCCGATCTCAGTGCCTCTAGGGCAGGATTTAGAGATCGGTGCGGACGGAACAGTTGTCGCTTACGATCCTGAGTTACCCGAAGCTCCTGGAGCGGAAGTGGGGCGACTTATGTTGAGAGATGCGAGTGCGACGGTTTTGGCAAGACGACTTGACGGGTTATTTGAGCCCGCGACTCAAGCGGGTAGTGGCGGGGATTTTGAATCAGGACCAACGCCACCCGAGATTTTATCGGGTGCCCTCGAAGGATCGAGCGTAAATGTATCAGAGATGCTGACACAACTGCTTGATTACAACCGCAGTTTCGAGAGCCGAATCCGGTTAATCAAAGAAGTGAGAGATTTGGATGAAGCGGGTTCATCGATGATCAAGATGGCATAG